The following proteins are co-located in the Eublepharis macularius isolate TG4126 chromosome 5, MPM_Emac_v1.0, whole genome shotgun sequence genome:
- the PLK3 gene encoding serine/threonine-protein kinase PLK3, whose protein sequence is MDPACFLPSHQFRGSALGLDMYKPPAKTGRTEQQQPKAVEPTRIITDPVTGRAYSKGRLLGKGGFARCYEMTDLSSSQTYAVKVIPHSRVAKPHQREKIINEIELHKDLHHKHIVKFSHHFEDLENIYIFLEHCSRKSLAHIWKSRHTLLEPEVRYYLKQIISALKYLHLKNILHRDLKLGNFFINENMELKVGDFGLAARQEPTDQRKKTICGTPNYLAPEVLLRQGHGPESDVWSLGCVMYTLLCGNPPFETSDLKETYKCIKHVTYTLPVFLSIPAKNLLMGILKRNPEDRLTLEEILHHEFFTKGYIPDKLPPSSCVMVPELNPPNPAKSLFVKVTKTLFGKRKSKVKKPPSEERDEISKLVTGLVKTSICRQLSHKTVEGNEVTPLCGQSPSSSPAETVAEEGSRKSVSRSIRGTTTSTSEVFEDCVTASAVIESAVGLLKNCLSTMPPAERNPASLACHEHFIWVSKWVDYSNKYGFGYQLSNRSIGVLFNDGTHMTLSANWKKVHYNLTNSKHFSFPASAVPEQLQEQMGVLQYFASYMEQHLMKGGDLPSIDEAGHLPLLLLQWVKTDQALLMLFSSGTFQVNFYNDHTKIIFSKPDHSCLLTYINRDRNSYTYKLSSIAELGCSPELQYRLKYILKLLLERADS, encoded by the exons ATGGATCCTGCTTGTTTTCTCCCGTCCCACCAGTTCCGCGGCAGCGCTCTGGGCTTGGATATGTATAAACCTCCAGCTAAAACCGGGCGGACGGAGCAGCAGCAGCCTAAAGCGGTTGAACCGACGCGGATCATCACCGATCCGGTTACAGGCCGGGCTTACAGCAAAGGCCGCTTGCTTGGCAAG gGAGGATTTGCAAGATGCTATGAAATGACAGATCTCTCAAGCAGCCAGACTTACGCTGTAAAAGTCATTCCTCACAGCCGAGTGGCAAAGCCTCACCAACGTGAAAAG ATCATCAATGAAATTGAGTTGCACAAAGACCTGCATCACAAACACATTGTGAAGTTCTCTCATCATTTTGAAGATTTGGAGAACATCTACATCTTCCTCGAACACTGCAGCAGAAAA TCCTTGGCTCATATATGGAAATCCCGACACACTCTTCTGGAGCCAGAGGTTCGATATTACCTCAAACAAATCATCTCTGCCTTGAAATACCTTCATCTTAAGAACATTCTGCATAGGGACCTCAAATTAG GTAACTTTTTCATCAATGAAAACATGGAGTTGAAAGTTGGTGATTTTGGTTTGGCTGCCCGGCAAGAACCTACAGACCAGAGGAAAAA GACTATCTGTGGTACTCCCAACTATCTTGCTCCAGAAGTGCTGCTCCGACAAGGACATGGGCCAGAATCAGATGTGTGGTCTCTAGGCTGTGTCAT GTACACTTTATTATGTGGAAACCCCCCTTTTGAGACATCTGATCTTAAGGAGACCTACAAGTGCATCAAACATGTGACCTATACGCTTCCAGTATTCCTTTCCATTCCAGCCAAGAACTTGCTTATGGGAATCTTGAAACGCAACCCAGAGGACCGTTTAACATTGGAGGAAATCTTGCATCATGAGTTCTTCACCAAA GGGTACATACCTGATAAGCTCCCACCCAGCAGCTGTGTGATGGTCCCAGAACTGAACCCTCCCAACCCTGCCAAGAGCTTGTTTGTAAAGGTCACAAAAACTCTCTTTGGAAAAAGGAAATCCAAAG TTAAGAAGCCTCCCTCAGAAGAGAGAGATGAGATTTCCAAATTGGTAACCGGCCTTGTGAAGACCTCTATCTGTAGACAGCTGAGCCACAAAACTGTGGAAGGGAACGAG GTCACCCCCTTGTGTGGCCAGAGTCCCAGCTCCAGCCCAGCAGAGACTGTAGCAGAGGAAGGCTCACGGAAGTCTGTGTCCAGGTCCATTCGTGGGACAACGACTAGTACCTCTGAAG TATTTGAAGATTGTGTCACAGCATCAGCTGTCATTGAGTCTGCCGTTGGGCTCTTGAAGAACTGCCTGTCCACCATGCCTCCAG CTGAGAGGAATCCTGCTTCCTTGGCTTGCCATGAGCACTTTATTTGGGTAAGCAAATGGGTGGACTATTCCAACAAGTATGGCTTTGGCTATCAGCTCTCCAACCGCAGCATTGGTGTCCTCTTCAACGATGGAACTCATATGACCCTTTCTGCCAACTGGAA GAAAGTACATTACAATCTGACCAACAGTAAACATTTCTCCTTCCCGGCTTCTGCAGTCCCTGAACAGCTGCAAGAACAGATGGGTGTTTTGCAGTATTTTGCCTCGTACATGGAGCAGCATCTCATGAAG GGAGGAGACTTGCCCAGCATAGATGAGGCTGGGCATCTGCCACTACTGCTCCTACAGTGGGTGAAGACTGATCAAGCCTTGTTAATGCTCTTCAGCAGTGGAACTTTCCAG GTGAACTTCTACAATGATCATACCAAGATTATCTTCAGCAAACCTGACCACTCTTGCCTTCTCACCTACATTAACCGTGACAGGAATTCCTACACCTACAAGCTCAGTAGCATTGCAGAACTTGGCTGCTCACCAGAGCTTCAGTATCGGCTCAAGTACATCCTCAAACTGCTACTTGAGCGAGCAGATTCCTAA
- the DYNLT4 gene encoding dynein light chain Tctex-type 4, translating into MADWPLALSQETMAQFNQVKTSEDIESTCLKTGSTPTHRNSQSTDMAPRPLLHLQGIEEGKAPVPPSRRSSIMSILNAPFPSRRNSLATGGRRLSWMHFGRVSFSGLPLFEPIQETYYENTYKTQPDEGCRFNVFQTQQVLESILASYFGDAKYNPANSGQLAQNLSDLIRNRVKELTPPRYKLVCNVFLGQQANQGLQIASRSLWDVENDNFASAIFTNSYLFAVATVHGVYFE; encoded by the coding sequence ATGGCAGACTGGCCTCTGGCCCTATCCCAGGAAACTATGGCCCAGTTCAACCAGGTAAAGACTTCAGAGGACATAGAATCTACATGTCTGAAGACAGGGTCTACACCTACCCACCGAAACTCTCAGTCCACAGACATGGCACCCAGACCACTGTTGCATCTGCAGGGTATTGAAGAAGGGAAGGCCCCTGTCCCACCATCTCGGAGAAGTTCCATCATGAGCATCCTCAATGCTCCCTTTCCCAGCAGGAGAAACTCACTAGCTACCGGAGGCAGGCGCCTTTCCTGGATGCACTTTGGCCGAGTGAGTTTCTCTGGGCTACCACTCTTTGAACCCATCCAGGAAACGTACTATGAAAACACTTACAAGACCCAGCCAGACGAGGGGTGCCGGTTTAATGTTTTTCAAACCCAGCAGGTTCTTGAATCTATTCTAGCCAGCTACTTTGGTGATGCCAAGTACAATCCTGCAAATAGTGGCCAGTTGGCCCAAAATTTGTCAGATCTCATCCGGAACAGAGTCAAAGAACTGACCCCACCTCGATATAAGCTGGTATGTAATGTCTTTCTGGGACAACAGGCCAACCAAGGTCTGCAGATTGCCAGTCGGTCCCTCTGGGATGTAGAGAATGACAACTTTGCCTCTGCCATATTTACTAATTCTTACCTTTTTGCTGTGGCCACAGTACATGGAGTGTATTTTGAGTAA